The window TACGCTGCCGAGCTGGCCTTGACCACGGCGTCGGCCTCGTCGAGGACGACCGCGGAGGAGCGGAGCACGGACAGGACCGTGTCCACGCCCGGCGGAAGCACCGGGTCCGTGTGCAGGGAGGTGCGGGTGGGGCGTTTCTGTTCCCGCTCGCTCCAGCGGAACGCCAGCATGGCGATGACACCGGTGAGTACACCGGCGATCGCTGCCGCTGCGGCGACCGCCGCGTTCACGTCCATGGCTCCAGGTTAGGCACGCCGTACGCCCCGGTCACAGCCGTCCGAGGGTGGACTCGAACACTCGTCGCCCAGAGTTCACCCTGGAGACCATGCTGGTTCACTTCGTACGAGCGGGATGCATACGCCTCCCACCTGGGAGAAGAGGCAGTGTCGCCCAGAGTTCACCTGGGGGCCAGTGATGGTTCATTTGAGGGGGCGGAAACCGACGCGTTCAGGCCGGACCGTGGGAGCGTGGGGTTCGAGGGCCTGTGCCGAAAGTGGCGCCGTCCGTCCGAAGCCCGGCAGACGACACTTTCGACACAGGCCCTAGCCCCCTGAACCCCCGAATGCAGACGTAGAGAGGGACACCCTGATGCGGGACGCGTACCACGAGGAACTTGACTCGATCGGCGAGGGCCTGGTCGAGATGGCCCGGCTCGTCGGCTCGGCGATCGGTCGCGCGACGACGGCGATCCTCGACTCCGACCTGAAGCTGGCGGAGAGCGTGATCGCCGCCGACCAGAAGGTCGACGATCTCCAGCACGACCTCGAGGCACGGGCGATAGCCCTGCTGGCCCGGCAGCAGCCCGTGGCCACCGACCTGCGGATCGTCGTCACCTCACTCCGTATGTCCGCCGACCTGGAGCGCTCCGGCGACCTCGCCCAGCATGTGGCGAAGCTCGCACGGCTCCGCTTCCCGGAGCGCGCGATTCCGCACGACCTGCACGCCACGATCCTGGAGATGGGCCAGCTCGCGCAGCGCCTGATGGCGAAGGCCGCGGAGGTCATCATCACCAAGGACGTCGACCTCGCGCTGCAGCTGGAGCAGGACGACGACGCGATGGACCTCCTCCACCGCACGCTCTTCCAGCACCTGCTGGACGACCGGTGGAAGCACGGCATCGAGACGGCCGTGGACGTGACGCTGCTCGGCCGTTACTACGAGCGTTTCGCCGACCACGCCGTGTCCGTGGCCAACCGCGTGGTCTACCTGGTGACCGGCGAGCACGCGGACGAGCTCCAGTCCGCACCGCAGGTGGAAGGGGCGTAGGCCCCCGGCGGTGGGGCGGGCGCATCGAATCGTCGCGGGAGCGCGCGAGCCTCTGTGCGCCGTTGATGCGCCCGACCGGGTGGGCATGCAATGGGTGTAGGCACAAGCCTTCGAGGAGGGACCCATGGCCGAATCCCCCACCACGCCCGACCCGACCCAGGAACGCGACACCGAACAGCCCGCCGAGATCAAGAGCCTGCCGCTCTTCGGCGCCTGCGGCTGCGGCTCGGGCTGCGGATGCGGGTGCCAGTCCGGCAATCCGTGCCAGTGCGGCTGATCACGCCGGTGCGGACGGTCGCGCCGGCGCCGCCGATCACGTACGACGTTTGACTGCGAATGACTGCGAACGGGCCCCACTTCAGGTGCGGGGCCCTTTCGTACGTATGGGCGCCGGCGCTCGTACGACGGCGAGGCGGCCTGCTCCTCCGGCCTCCACGGCAGGCTGCGGGTCGGGGCCTTCCACACCAGCCAGTCCGTCGTCGCCCGGACCGAGCCGTCGCCCGTACGCGGGCGAGCCGCCCGGTGTCGGCACGATCACCGCGGCAGTGGTGGCTGCCGCCGTCGCGGGCGATGCCGTACAGCCAGGCGTAGGGCGCCCCGCGCTTCGGGTCGTACTGGCCGGCGGTCTCCAGCGCGGGGACGAAGAAGTCGGCTGTGAGGTCCGCCGCCACCTGCGGACGACTCGTACGCCGGGTCACGAAGCCGAGCACGGCGTAGAAGTTCTCCTCGTGGAACAGCGCGAACCCGGCGGCGTCCGCCCGCGGCGGCGCGGCCCGACTCGCCCATCGCCCGGGCCCTGCGGCCCGTTCAGGTATCAAGGGCACCCGTACCTCCAAGTGGTCGACGGTCCCTTCACCCCCTGGTCGGCCGACCGACCGCGAACCGTTGCATCGGTTCCGGGCGCCAACTCCTCCGGGTCCAAGAACTCAGGGACAGGATGAGAGCGGACCGGGCTCACCGCGGTAGGCGCTCGCACGGGGCCGACCGGGCCTTCCCCCTCGCACGACCCTGTGATCCGTAGTTCGAGACGGACGAAGTCGTGCCCCGGCCTCGGAATGCCGACCTGGTGACGTCGTGCCACGCTGAGATCGGGGATCGAGTCGGTCCGGGTGCTCCGAGCTTGACCGGACGACTCTGCGACCCGAGGAGGCCGGCATGGCCAGTTACGCCACCCGAAGCAAATCGGCCGACGCGGCGGATCCACGCCCCTGGCACGGGCCCACATCCGGAATCACCATCTTCGCGGCAGTGCTGATGATGTTCGGCGGAGCGATGGCGATCTTCGAGGGAATCGCGGCGATCGCCAAGGACGACCTGTTCATCTCGACCCGCAACTACGTGTTCGAGTTCAGCCTGGCGGGCTGGGGCTGGGTCCACCTCATTCTGGGAATCGTCCTCGTCTTCGCGGGGTGCGCCGTGCTCACCGGAGCGCTGTGGGCGCGCTTCTTCGGTGTACTCGTGGCCGGTCTGGGCGCACTCGCCAACTTCCTGTGGGTGCCGTACTACCCCCTGTGGGCCCTGTCGCTGGTCGCCGTCAACATC is drawn from Streptomyces liliifuscus and contains these coding sequences:
- a CDS encoding DUF7144 family membrane protein translates to MASYATRSKSADAADPRPWHGPTSGITIFAAVLMMFGGAMAIFEGIAAIAKDDLFISTRNYVFEFSLAGWGWVHLILGIVLVFAGCAVLTGALWARFFGVLVAGLGALANFLWVPYYPLWALSLVAVNIFVVWALCTGMHREAEDGRVT
- the phoU gene encoding phosphate signaling complex protein PhoU encodes the protein MRDAYHEELDSIGEGLVEMARLVGSAIGRATTAILDSDLKLAESVIAADQKVDDLQHDLEARAIALLARQQPVATDLRIVVTSLRMSADLERSGDLAQHVAKLARLRFPERAIPHDLHATILEMGQLAQRLMAKAAEVIITKDVDLALQLEQDDDAMDLLHRTLFQHLLDDRWKHGIETAVDVTLLGRYYERFADHAVSVANRVVYLVTGEHADELQSAPQVEGA